A genomic segment from Desulfonatronum lacustre DSM 10312 encodes:
- a CDS encoding PspA/IM30 family protein has translation MGIFTRFRDIISSNINAMLEKAEDPEKLLRLMIQEMEETLVELKASCAGAMAAAVRIRREWEQVDAKILGWGDKAAMAVDKGYEDLAREALLEKRELEAKADRLAEELAESEGIIEGYKDDIATLEEKLLSAKDKQRLLVQRHMRAKGRKRAGLDLRRADSHAAMLRFDEFEQRIDRMEAEAELAGPWATPSAGRQRRGKGEEPFTLEEKFAKLAADEDIERELAELRSRKTAPAGPTGSGQTSRTDQNGL, from the coding sequence ATGGGTATTTTCACCCGATTTCGCGACATCATCAGTTCCAATATCAACGCCATGCTGGAAAAGGCCGAAGATCCGGAAAAGCTGCTGCGCCTGATGATCCAGGAGATGGAGGAAACCCTGGTGGAACTCAAGGCCTCCTGCGCCGGGGCCATGGCCGCCGCGGTCAGGATTCGCAGGGAATGGGAGCAGGTGGACGCCAAGATCCTGGGCTGGGGAGACAAAGCCGCCATGGCCGTGGACAAGGGCTACGAAGACCTGGCCAGGGAAGCCCTGCTGGAGAAACGGGAGCTGGAGGCCAAGGCCGATCGGTTGGCCGAGGAGTTGGCGGAAAGCGAGGGCATTATCGAAGGCTACAAGGACGATATCGCCACGCTGGAGGAAAAGCTGCTTTCGGCCAAGGACAAGCAGCGCCTTCTGGTCCAGCGCCACATGCGCGCCAAGGGCCGCAAGCGAGCCGGCCTGGATCTGCGCCGGGCCGACTCCCATGCGGCCATGCTGCGCTTCGATGAGTTCGAACAGCGCATCGACCGGATGGAGGCCGAAGCGGAGTTGGCCGGTCCCTGGGCAACTCCCTCCGCTGGTCGTCAACGACGGGGTAAAGGCGAGGAGCCCTTTACGCTGGAGGAAAAATTCGCCAAATTGGCCGCGGACGAAGATATCGAACGTGAGCTGGCCGAGCTGCGCTCCAGAAAAACGGCTCCGGCAGGCCCAACAGGCTCTGGCCAGACCAGCCGGACCGACCAGAACGGGCTGTAA
- a CDS encoding envelope stress response membrane protein PspB: protein MMGFLTTLVLAGTALIIVFFLGVIVLTGIRHFRSGPDGRISSDETDEARMIQEIYRGLEKLDARVDNLESILMRKNEEGGPQ from the coding sequence ATGATGGGTTTTCTGACCACTCTGGTTCTCGCCGGAACGGCGTTGATCATCGTTTTCTTCCTGGGCGTAATCGTGCTCACCGGCATTCGCCACTTCCGTTCCGGACCGGACGGTCGGATTTCCTCGGATGAAACCGACGAAGCCCGCATGATCCAGGAGATCTATCGCGGCCTGGAAAAACTGGACGCCCGGGTGGACAACCTGGAATCCATCCTGATGCGCAAAAACGAAGAAGGTGGTCCACAATGA
- a CDS encoding sigma 54-interacting transcriptional regulator, translated as MTNLTTNISATLEALGRSDAFLAFQERLVAVAKVNRPVIIVGERGTGKELAAIRLHYHSHRWQGPLVAVNCSALSESLLESELFGHEPGAFTGAVRLRRGRFEAAHKGTLFLDEIGTMPLGMQEKILRVAEYQVVERLGGATPLEVDVRIIAATNADLVALAVQGRFKPDLLDRLAFEVLRVPPLRERSGDAVLLAEHFAARMAVELGRAEPPRLSAPVVKTLETYSWPGNVRELKNVVERAVFRAGDATVINDVVLDPFAASPSATKAAAPERSPQAGQEVRHPGSSSPAGQNMAHEEPFLPEQLSLPEAVAKLERRYLRRTLLQARFNQRQAAELLGLRYNQFRGLYRKHRDVLGFEADVGSDEVTSRDDPENKGFL; from the coding sequence ATGACAAATTTGACCACAAACATTTCCGCGACGCTTGAGGCCCTGGGACGCTCGGACGCCTTCCTGGCCTTTCAGGAGCGCCTGGTTGCCGTGGCCAAGGTGAACCGGCCCGTGATCATCGTCGGTGAGCGGGGAACGGGCAAGGAATTGGCCGCAATTCGGCTGCACTACCATTCCCATCGCTGGCAGGGTCCCCTGGTGGCCGTGAACTGCTCGGCTTTGTCCGAATCGCTTCTGGAGTCCGAACTCTTCGGCCATGAGCCAGGAGCGTTTACCGGAGCGGTCCGGTTGCGGCGCGGCCGGTTTGAAGCGGCGCACAAGGGCACCCTCTTTCTGGACGAAATCGGAACCATGCCCCTGGGCATGCAGGAAAAGATCCTGCGCGTGGCCGAATACCAAGTCGTGGAGCGCCTTGGCGGAGCCACGCCTCTGGAGGTGGACGTACGAATTATCGCGGCCACCAACGCCGATCTCGTCGCCCTGGCGGTCCAGGGGCGGTTCAAGCCCGACCTGCTGGACCGTCTGGCCTTCGAGGTTCTGCGCGTTCCACCGCTGCGTGAGCGGTCCGGTGACGCGGTCCTGTTGGCCGAACATTTCGCGGCCCGAATGGCCGTGGAACTGGGCCGTGCCGAACCGCCGCGCCTGTCGGCACCCGTGGTTAAGACCCTGGAAACGTATTCCTGGCCGGGCAATGTGCGGGAGTTGAAAAACGTCGTGGAGAGGGCCGTGTTCCGGGCCGGTGACGCGACGGTGATCAATGATGTGGTCCTTGATCCCTTTGCCGCATCACCATCCGCGACAAAGGCCGCAGCTCCGGAACGATCACCCCAGGCCGGACAAGAAGTGCGACATCCGGGCTCAAGTTCCCCGGCTGGACAAAACATGGCGCATGAAGAACCATTCTTGCCCGAGCAACTCAGCCTGCCGGAAGCCGTAGCCAAACTGGAACGCCGCTATCTCCGCCGAACCTTGCTCCAAGCCAGGTTCAACCAGCGCCAAGCCGCGGAACTCCTCGGCCTGCGCTACAACCAGTTCCGCGGCCTGTACCGGAAACATCGGGATGTTCTCGGGTTTGAGGCGGATGTTGGCTCTGATGAGGTGACGAGTCGAGATGACCCTGAAAATAAAGGCTTTTTGTAA
- the fmt gene encoding methionyl-tRNA formyltransferase gives MAQETLTRPIIPGPIPAPVPPPGTPSDSGDPLRVVYFGTPPFAARILDDLSTDQHVRILAVVTQPDRPCGRGRACKPSAVKELALTKGYPVLQPETLKDPAMVAELEAFQADFFIVAAYGLIFPETVLNLPRHGCLNVHASLLPRYRGASPIQAALLAGDPVTGITIMRMAKGMDTGPILLQRAMGIDINDTAQTLHDNLAAQGGRLLLETLARHRAGTLVAVEQDHSLASYAPRLTKDMGLIDWNQPARVVHDHVRAMHPWPGAYFFLPEDNQTRRKIAVHPGHVGELLEGDKPAPGSFIGMQGDMLAVACRDKAYLVRHVHPSDAKRMDAQAFCCGYLRQFRPGDNLCLGPDEPVCPPPEES, from the coding sequence ATGGCTCAAGAAACATTGACGCGCCCGATCATTCCCGGGCCCATTCCCGCGCCCGTTCCTCCCCCCGGGACGCCGTCCGATTCCGGCGACCCGTTGCGAGTGGTGTATTTCGGCACCCCGCCCTTTGCCGCCCGGATACTGGACGACCTGAGTACGGATCAACACGTCCGTATTCTGGCCGTGGTCACCCAGCCGGACCGCCCCTGCGGCCGGGGCCGGGCCTGCAAACCGTCCGCGGTCAAGGAACTGGCCCTGACCAAGGGCTATCCGGTCCTGCAGCCGGAAACCCTCAAGGATCCGGCCATGGTCGCGGAGCTGGAAGCCTTTCAGGCGGACTTCTTCATCGTCGCGGCCTATGGCCTGATCTTTCCAGAAACAGTACTGAACCTGCCCAGACACGGCTGCCTGAACGTCCATGCCTCCCTGCTGCCGCGCTACCGAGGCGCTTCGCCCATCCAGGCCGCGCTCCTGGCCGGGGACCCGGTCACCGGAATCACCATCATGCGCATGGCCAAGGGCATGGATACCGGGCCGATCCTCCTGCAGCGGGCCATGGGCATCGACATCAACGACACGGCCCAGACCCTGCACGACAACCTGGCCGCCCAGGGCGGCAGACTGTTGCTGGAAACCCTGGCCCGGCACCGGGCCGGTACGCTGGTCGCCGTGGAACAGGATCACTCCCTGGCCTCCTACGCCCCCCGGCTGACCAAGGACATGGGGCTGATCGACTGGAACCAGCCGGCCCGGGTCGTTCATGACCACGTCCGAGCCATGCATCCCTGGCCCGGAGCCTATTTCTTTCTGCCCGAAGACAACCAGACCAGGCGAAAGATCGCCGTGCATCCCGGCCACGTCGGCGAACTTCTTGAGGGCGACAAGCCCGCCCCCGGCTCGTTCATCGGCATGCAGGGCGACATGCTGGCCGTCGCCTGCCGGGACAAGGCCTATCTGGTCCGCCACGTCCACCCTTCCGACGCCAAGCGCATGGACGCCCAGGCCTTCTGCTGCGGCTACCTGCGCCAATTCCGTCCCGGCGACAACCTTTGCCTGGGGCCGGACGAGCCGGTCTGTCCCCCGCCCGAGGAGTCCTGA
- the pspC gene encoding envelope stress response membrane protein PspC, with amino-acid sequence MIDHAGRDRLYRSRSGMILGVCKGLARYFDVSLFWTRVIAVLLMFFTGFWPLVGIYLLAGFLLKPEPVLPLNNDEESDFYQAYARSRNEGLSRIKSKFDRLDKRIRRLENVVTSKEFDWDRRFKR; translated from the coding sequence ATGATCGACCATGCGGGCCGGGATCGGCTCTACCGCTCCAGGAGCGGCATGATTCTCGGGGTGTGCAAGGGCTTGGCCCGATATTTCGACGTGTCCCTGTTCTGGACACGGGTCATCGCCGTGCTGTTGATGTTCTTCACCGGTTTCTGGCCCCTGGTGGGCATCTATCTGCTGGCCGGATTCCTGCTCAAACCCGAACCCGTGCTGCCCTTGAACAACGACGAGGAAAGCGATTTTTACCAAGCCTACGCCCGTTCCAGAAACGAGGGGCTTTCCAGGATCAAAAGCAAGTTCGACCGCCTGGACAAACGCATCCGCCGCCTGGAAAACGTCGTCACCTCCAAGGAATTCGACTGGGATCGCCGGTTTAAGCGTTAA
- a CDS encoding type II toxin-antitoxin system RelE family toxin: MVLNSYRLVYHHDVKTKDLQNISSEMRERIKKAIESRLLIAPNAYGLPLRKTLKGYWKMRIGDYRVIYKVKDDLILIYCICHRKIVYHVAVGRG, encoded by the coding sequence TTGGTCTTGAATTCTTATCGGTTGGTTTATCACCATGATGTTAAGACGAAAGACCTGCAAAATATCAGTTCCGAGATGCGAGAGCGTATAAAAAAGGCCATTGAATCTCGGTTGCTGATTGCTCCCAATGCCTACGGATTACCTCTGCGAAAGACATTGAAAGGCTACTGGAAGATGAGAATCGGTGACTACCGAGTGATATACAAGGTTAAAGATGACCTGATCTTGATCTACTGTATCTGTCATCGAAAAATTGTGTATCACGTTGCAGTCGGTAGAGGCTGA
- the gnd gene encoding decarboxylating NADP(+)-dependent phosphogluconate dehydrogenase translates to MNKLADIGVIGLAVMGENLILNMESKGFRVACHNRTVDKVGAFLAGRGRGKNLVGCRTLEELVASLERPRRIMLMIRAGAAVDQLIDALEPLLEPGDILVDGGNSSYLDTTRRCTDLAAKGLLYVGAGVSGGEEGALLGPSIMPGGNALAWPALKPIFQAIAAKVADGTPCCDWVGPDGSGHFVKMVHNGIEYGDMQLICEAYHLLSQGLGLGAEQIQPIFAAWNTRELDSYLIEITADILGHVDPESGRPTVDLILDTAGQKGTGKWTSQVGLDLGVAIPQIAEAVFARFLSAIKEERVAAGPYLSGPGKDSSQGVDGDAAAFVDQLEKAVYAAKICSYAQGFQLLRAASLEYGWNLNLGEIALLWREGCIIRARFLGTIKEAYDADPELANLLLAPYFREVLAGAQAAWRTVLKTAVDLGVPAPVVAASLCYYDGYRCERLPANLLQAQRDYFGAHTYERIDKPRGEFFHTNWTGTGGETASSTYNI, encoded by the coding sequence ATGAACAAGCTCGCGGATATCGGGGTGATCGGTTTGGCGGTGATGGGCGAAAATCTGATCCTGAACATGGAAAGCAAGGGGTTCAGGGTGGCCTGCCACAACCGGACCGTGGACAAGGTGGGCGCCTTTCTGGCCGGCCGGGGCCGGGGCAAGAATCTGGTCGGATGCCGGACTTTGGAGGAGCTGGTCGCCAGCCTGGAACGACCTCGCCGGATCATGCTCATGATCCGGGCCGGCGCGGCCGTGGATCAGCTCATCGACGCTCTGGAACCGCTGCTGGAGCCGGGAGACATCCTCGTGGACGGCGGCAACAGTTCCTACCTGGACACGACCCGGCGCTGCACGGATCTGGCCGCGAAAGGCTTGCTGTACGTCGGGGCCGGGGTTTCCGGAGGAGAGGAAGGGGCCCTGCTCGGGCCGTCCATCATGCCCGGCGGCAACGCCCTGGCCTGGCCGGCGCTGAAGCCGATCTTCCAGGCCATCGCGGCCAAGGTGGCGGACGGCACCCCGTGTTGCGACTGGGTTGGACCCGACGGGTCCGGGCATTTCGTGAAAATGGTCCACAACGGGATCGAGTACGGCGACATGCAGCTGATCTGCGAGGCCTACCACCTGCTGTCCCAGGGCCTGGGCCTGGGCGCGGAACAGATCCAACCCATATTCGCGGCCTGGAACACCAGGGAACTGGACTCCTATCTGATTGAGATCACCGCGGACATTCTCGGGCATGTGGATCCGGAAAGCGGGAGGCCCACCGTTGACCTGATCCTGGACACGGCCGGCCAGAAAGGCACGGGCAAGTGGACCTCCCAGGTCGGCCTGGACCTAGGCGTGGCCATCCCCCAGATCGCCGAGGCAGTCTTTGCCCGGTTCCTTTCCGCGATCAAGGAGGAGCGGGTCGCTGCCGGACCGTACCTTTCCGGCCCAGGCAAGGACTCCTCGCAAGGCGTTGACGGCGACGCGGCCGCGTTCGTGGATCAGTTGGAGAAAGCCGTCTACGCGGCCAAGATTTGTTCTTACGCCCAGGGATTTCAACTGTTGCGCGCGGCCTCCCTGGAATATGGATGGAACCTGAACCTCGGGGAAATCGCCCTGCTCTGGCGGGAAGGGTGCATCATCCGGGCCCGTTTTCTGGGCACGATCAAGGAAGCCTACGATGCCGATCCGGAACTGGCCAACCTCCTGCTGGCTCCGTATTTTCGCGAAGTCCTGGCCGGGGCCCAGGCCGCGTGGCGCACGGTCCTGAAAACGGCGGTGGATCTGGGCGTCCCGGCCCCGGTGGTGGCCGCGTCCCTGTGCTACTACGACGGCTACCGCTGCGAACGCCTCCCGGCCAACCTGCTCCAGGCCCAGCGCGACTACTTCGGCGCACACACCTACGAGCGCATCGACAAGCCCAGAGGGGAATTCTTCCACACCAATTGGACGGGAACGGGAGGAGAGACGGCGTCGTCGACCTATAACATTTGA
- a CDS encoding RsmB/NOP family class I SAM-dependent RNA methyltransferase has translation MPQPTIPPARLAALAALGRIIRGDDAQFALDGQIRERKLDVRDANLAAELCYGYLRHKGRLAFCLDRFLRKPGNLPPQCRTALELAGYEALFLERIPEFATRSWLTNRVRKKWGGGLAKVASAWMTWVYEQSQTLLDPDFYRRDAPNERTDERTFLSRYHSLPLWIVDLWINGYGLDTASRLAEAQSSPAPLGLRINPLHPRRDALTRQVEAFAPELEILDSLSIACSRETARRAFPDLTEDIRNGAVSRQSLEAQRVLRALGAGSWPEPIWDACAGRGGKTAYLLERGQKRVLASDPNPVRLRGLVQELRRLGLPPIPVVLARADAPPPWKEQPRTILLDVPCSGLGVLARRPDSKWKRTPKDIPPLIALQNRILQQAAASLAPGGRIVYITCTLNPDENQSRMTHFLNNHPAFTITTQYATPPDSPAGEFFWGAVLERK, from the coding sequence ATGCCCCAACCGACAATCCCCCCGGCCCGCCTCGCGGCCCTGGCCGCCCTGGGCCGGATCATACGGGGCGATGACGCGCAGTTTGCCTTGGACGGCCAGATTCGCGAGCGCAAGCTCGACGTCCGGGACGCCAACCTGGCGGCGGAGTTGTGTTACGGGTATCTGCGCCACAAGGGCAGGCTGGCCTTTTGTCTGGACCGCTTCCTGCGCAAGCCCGGCAATCTGCCGCCCCAGTGCCGGACAGCCCTGGAACTAGCCGGATACGAGGCGCTTTTTCTGGAGCGGATTCCGGAATTCGCTACCCGGTCCTGGCTGACCAACCGGGTGCGCAAGAAGTGGGGAGGCGGACTGGCCAAGGTGGCTTCGGCCTGGATGACCTGGGTTTACGAACAGTCCCAGACCCTGCTTGACCCGGATTTCTATCGCCGGGACGCGCCAAATGAGCGAACTGACGAGCGGACCTTTCTCTCCCGCTACCATTCCCTGCCGCTGTGGATCGTTGATCTGTGGATCAACGGATACGGCCTGGACACGGCTTCCAGGCTGGCCGAGGCCCAGTCCTCGCCTGCTCCGTTGGGGCTGCGGATCAACCCGCTGCATCCTCGGCGGGACGCCCTGACCCGTCAGGTGGAAGCCTTTGCCCCGGAACTGGAAATCCTCGATTCCCTAAGCATCGCCTGTTCCCGAGAAACGGCCCGCCGGGCGTTTCCGGACCTGACCGAGGACATCCGAAACGGAGCCGTCTCCCGGCAAAGCCTGGAAGCCCAACGTGTCTTGCGAGCCCTGGGGGCGGGCTCCTGGCCGGAGCCGATCTGGGACGCCTGCGCCGGAAGGGGCGGAAAAACCGCTTACCTACTGGAGCGAGGCCAAAAGCGAGTGCTTGCCAGCGATCCCAATCCGGTCCGGCTGCGTGGCCTCGTCCAGGAACTCCGCCGCCTGGGCCTGCCCCCCATCCCAGTGGTCCTGGCCCGGGCCGACGCACCGCCGCCCTGGAAGGAGCAGCCCCGAACCATCCTGCTGGACGTACCCTGCTCCGGCCTCGGCGTCCTGGCCCGTCGCCCGGACAGCAAGTGGAAACGCACCCCCAAGGACATCCCCCCCCTGATCGCCCTCCAAAACCGCATCCTCCAACAAGCTGCAGCGAGCCTGGCCCCGGGCGGACGCATCGTCTACATCACCTGCACGCTCAATCCCGACGAAAACCAATCCAGAATGACTCACTTCCTGAACAATCATCCCGCCTTCACCATCACCACCCAATACGCCACCCCGCCGGATTCGCCAGCCGGAGAGTTCTTCTGGGGAGCAGTGCTGGAGAGAAAATGA
- a CDS encoding rhodanese-like domain-containing protein encodes MPTSSPKPSMWYLIPAALLALLVAVLIFHYATQSSSTTASGENLTAKAAWELVQEGELSIVDIRRPEEWRQTGTPQGAIRLSFETHPEGPEGFLRDLEAALESDKTRPFAIICRTGNRTGLLLPFLHANGFTATRAIPEGMAGSSHGRGWLRHGLPLDR; translated from the coding sequence ATGCCTACCTCGTCTCCAAAGCCCTCAATGTGGTACCTGATCCCCGCGGCGCTTCTGGCTCTGCTGGTCGCGGTGCTGATTTTTCACTACGCGACCCAGTCCTCATCAACAACCGCTTCGGGAGAAAACCTTACGGCCAAAGCCGCCTGGGAGCTGGTTCAGGAAGGAGAGCTGAGCATCGTGGACATCCGGCGTCCGGAAGAGTGGCGGCAAACCGGAACGCCTCAAGGCGCGATCCGGCTGTCCTTCGAAACCCACCCCGAAGGGCCGGAAGGCTTCCTCCGGGACCTGGAAGCGGCCCTGGAATCCGACAAGACCCGACCCTTCGCCATCATCTGCCGCACCGGCAACCGCACCGGCCTCTTGCTTCCCTTCCTGCACGCCAACGGATTCACCGCGACCAGGGCCATCCCCGAAGGCATGGCCGGCAGCAGCCATGGCCGAGGCTGGCTGCGCCACGGCCTGCCCCTGGATCGCTGA
- the def gene encoding peptide deformylase, protein MIRPVLTYPDPILAKTAAEIETVTPEICQLAEDMLETMYNKEGLGLAAPQVGESCRLIVVDASGPDKREEPLVFVNPRIVEAQGQVESSEGCLSVMNYRSKVQRAERIRLQALNLDGQPVDLEVDGMLAICLQHELDHLDGVLFIDKISRLKRSLYEQKLKKWLKKH, encoded by the coding sequence ATGATTCGCCCCGTACTGACCTACCCGGACCCGATTCTGGCCAAGACCGCGGCTGAAATCGAGACCGTCACCCCGGAGATTTGCCAACTGGCCGAGGACATGCTGGAAACCATGTACAACAAGGAGGGCCTCGGCTTGGCCGCACCCCAGGTGGGCGAGTCGTGCCGGTTGATCGTGGTGGACGCGAGCGGTCCGGACAAGCGCGAGGAGCCGCTGGTTTTCGTCAACCCCCGGATCGTCGAGGCCCAGGGCCAGGTGGAATCCAGCGAAGGATGCCTGAGCGTGATGAACTACCGGAGCAAGGTCCAGCGGGCCGAGCGCATCCGGTTGCAGGCCCTGAACCTGGACGGCCAACCCGTGGACCTGGAAGTGGACGGCATGCTGGCCATCTGCCTCCAACACGAACTGGACCACCTGGACGGCGTGCTCTTCATCGATAAGATCAGCCGTCTCAAACGTTCACTCTACGAGCAGAAGTTGAAAAAATGGCTCAAGAAACATTGA
- a CDS encoding DUF2442 domain-containing protein codes for MIEVTAVKSIQDYHLVVTFNTGEVRRFDMRPYLHYPIYQRLENPGFFSLARVDYGTVTWPGDIDIAPETIYHDGLPATPSSV; via the coding sequence ATGATTGAAGTAACCGCCGTAAAATCGATCCAGGATTATCATCTCGTCGTCACTTTCAACACGGGTGAAGTACGACGCTTCGACATGCGCCCTTACCTTCACTATCCTATCTACCAGCGCCTGGAGAATCCCGGCTTTTTCTCCCTGGCCAGGGTGGACTACGGTACGGTGACATGGCCCGGGGACATCGATATCGCGCCGGAAACCATCTATCATGACGGATTGCCCGCGACACCATCTTCTGTTTGA
- a CDS encoding DUF1622 domain-containing protein encodes MVGEPIGLFVRFMYYAALSMEALGVAIICVGVVATTGLFLYRSWVHRNTDRFYHDYRRGMGKAILLGLELLVAGDIILTATHNFNLQHVALLGLLVLIRTFLSFSLEIELNGHLPWRRPREASENGNFV; translated from the coding sequence ATGGTTGGAGAGCCCATTGGTTTGTTCGTTCGTTTCATGTATTACGCCGCCTTGAGCATGGAGGCTCTGGGCGTGGCGATAATCTGCGTCGGCGTGGTGGCCACCACCGGACTCTTTTTGTACCGTTCCTGGGTGCATCGCAATACGGATCGCTTCTATCACGACTATCGTCGCGGCATGGGCAAGGCCATTTTGCTGGGTTTGGAACTGCTGGTGGCCGGGGACATCATCTTGACCGCCACCCACAATTTCAACTTACAGCATGTCGCTCTGTTGGGGCTTTTGGTATTGATCCGGACCTTTCTCAGCTTTTCCCTGGAAATCGAGCTGAACGGCCATCTACCCTGGCGACGGCCCCGCGAGGCCAGTGAGAACGGAAACTTTGTGTGA
- a CDS encoding DUF116 domain-containing protein — translation METVSNPGKRLFIGLILGTSLLLCLVLVVLWVIPFIGLQNIHPLASGLLAVALLALGSMILWSSIGLVLNILLSRSFPLSSRFRGITIKLFLPLMTLLGRLFNIPRDDIRLSFIKVNNELVTSERGRFQPHEILLLLPHCLQNSRCPRRLTYDINHCKRCGECPLDGLIGLAETYGIRIAIATGGTIARRIVVQNKPKLIIAVACARDLSSGIQDTYPIPVYGVLNQRPFGPCLDTLVDLPNIEAALQRFLAVPARS, via the coding sequence CTGGAAACGGTCTCCAATCCCGGAAAGCGGCTGTTCATCGGCCTGATCCTGGGCACCTCGCTGCTGCTGTGTCTGGTTCTGGTCGTCTTATGGGTCATCCCCTTCATCGGCCTGCAAAATATTCATCCCCTGGCCTCGGGTCTGCTGGCCGTCGCCCTGCTGGCCCTGGGGAGCATGATCCTCTGGTCCTCCATCGGCCTGGTCCTGAACATTCTCCTGAGCCGCAGCTTTCCCCTCAGTTCGCGGTTTCGGGGGATCACCATCAAGCTCTTTCTGCCCCTGATGACCCTTCTGGGGCGGCTGTTCAACATTCCCAGGGACGACATCCGACTGTCCTTCATCAAGGTGAACAACGAGCTGGTCACCTCGGAACGAGGCCGGTTCCAACCCCACGAAATACTGCTTCTGCTGCCCCACTGCCTGCAAAATTCCCGCTGCCCAAGGCGCCTGACCTACGACATCAACCACTGCAAGCGCTGCGGCGAATGCCCCCTGGACGGACTGATCGGCCTGGCGGAAACCTACGGCATCCGCATCGCCATCGCCACGGGCGGAACCATCGCCCGGCGGATCGTGGTCCAGAACAAACCCAAGCTGATCATCGCCGTGGCCTGCGCCCGGGACCTGTCCAGCGGCATCCAGGACACCTACCCCATCCCGGTCTACGGCGTCCTCAACCAACGCCCCTTCGGCCCCTGCCTGGACACCCTGGTGGACCTGCCCAACATCGAAGCCGCCCTGCAACGCTTTTTGGCCGTACCCGCTCGAAGCTGA
- a CDS encoding PIN domain-containing protein — MNRLGHERICIVSKIFIDTNLFVYALDQKEPLKRDKARTILKTLTDTHQPVISTQVINEFYVVATTKLKADPFIVKNIIHTFRNMEIVNNDLELIEQAIDISMLSRLSFWDSLIIAAAEKANCEYLYSEDLSPGQTYRGVVAINPLITTD, encoded by the coding sequence GTGAACAGACTTGGTCACGAGAGGATTTGTATCGTGTCTAAAATTTTCATCGATACAAATCTTTTTGTCTATGCCCTCGACCAAAAGGAGCCTCTGAAACGAGACAAGGCTCGCACAATCCTGAAAACCCTCACCGATACTCACCAGCCGGTCATCTCCACGCAGGTGATCAACGAATTCTATGTCGTGGCCACAACCAAGCTGAAGGCCGACCCATTCATCGTTAAAAACATCATCCATACCTTTCGCAACATGGAAATCGTCAACAATGACTTGGAGTTGATCGAACAGGCCATTGACATCAGCATGCTGTCGCGGCTTTCCTTCTGGGATTCACTGATCATTGCCGCCGCTGAAAAAGCCAACTGCGAATATCTCTATTCCGAAGATCTCAGCCCCGGCCAGACATATCGCGGAGTCGTGGCCATCAATCCGCTGATCACGACGGATTGA
- a CDS encoding DUF4160 domain-containing protein, giving the protein MPTISMFYGIIVRLLYMDNKQHKLPHLHVEYQGMKAVVAIPSGELLEGEIPSKKLRLVQAWIAIHDEELMANWTLAVNGESVFPIEPLR; this is encoded by the coding sequence ATGCCGACCATCAGCATGTTTTACGGAATCATTGTTCGTTTGTTGTACATGGACAACAAACAACACAAACTGCCGCACCTGCATGTCGAATACCAGGGGATGAAAGCTGTTGTCGCCATTCCTAGCGGTGAATTGCTTGAAGGCGAAATTCCTTCGAAAAAACTTCGACTTGTGCAAGCCTGGATTGCGATTCATGATGAAGAACTCATGGCCAACTGGACGTTGGCCGTGAACGGCGAGTCGGTGTTTCCCATTGAACCATTACGTTGA